The genomic window ACCTGGTCCCGGTGTCGCAGGCATGGGCGGTGGAGGGTTGTGAGGAGGGCTTTACGCGGGTTGGTTCCTGGTCTAGACTAGGGTGGCTTGGGTTTCGGGGCTGTGGGCGGATCGGACGAGATACCGGGACGGTTCCACGGCTCCGGGAACACTCAGTGAGGTCAATCCGGAGCGGACAGCAGAGGGTCGGGTCGCACAGCAGAAAGGTATAGAGAGGTGTCATGAGCAACGGGATGATGTTGGCGTTCCTGGGATGGGGCGAGGTGGTTTGCATTCTGGCGATCTTGCTCCTGCTGTTTGGAGCGAAGAAGTTGCCCGAGTTGGCCCGGGGCCTGGGCAAGGGAATTCAGGAGTTCAAAAAGGCCACTCAGGAGGTGCAGAGCGAGCTGGAACGGGTGATCGAGGAGCCTCCTCCTCCTCCCCGGCCGGTGAGCCCTCCGGCGAATCAAACGGTCTCCACTTCCCAAGGTACCGGTTCGCCCTCGTCCACTCCTCCCACTGCGTAAGTTGAGCGCGTCTTGACCCCGGAACGGACCATCGTCGATGGCCGCGGATACGGAGGAGATTTGGCTGGACGAAGAGGAGAGCGAGGGAGGTCCGGTTAAACCCTTTCTGGAGCATCTCGAGGACCTGAGGTGGACCCTGATCAAGGTGTTCGCCTCGTATGCCGTCGGGATGCTGATTTGTTTGGTGGCGGGCAACCAGCTGGTGCGGTTTCTGGTGTACCCGCTGAAGGTGGCCACGCGTTTTCATGCACCGTCAGCTTCCGGGACGGTGGTGATTGAGTGGGGGACCAATGTGGTGGCGCGGTTGGACCGTTCGTCGGCCGGCTCCTGGTTGAAGGGTTTGGGCACGAATGTGCATGCGTTGCAGGTGGTGCCGGAGCTGGTGGAGGGGCGGTGGGTGTTGTCCTTGCGTCCCGAAGAACGGCCGCAGGCGCCCGAACCCGACACGCTGGTTCTGCTGAAGAATTACAGCCCGATCAGCGCCTTCATGGTGGCGATCAAGCTGGCGTTGTACGGGGGGCTGGTGATTTCGTTGCCGTTCATGTTGTACTTCATCGGGGAGTTTGTGTTGCCGGCGCTCAAGGTGCATGAGAAGCGGTTTGTGTTGCGGGCGTTGGGGTTGGGGGCGGTGCTGTTTTTGCTGGGGATGGCGTTTTGTTATTTTGTGATGCTGGAGGTGGCCCTGGGTGCCACGGTGCAGTTTTCCACTTGGTTGGGGTTTCGGGCGGATGAATGGCGTGCGGAGGATTACGTGACGTTTGTGGCGTTGTTCATGCTGGTGATGGGGGTGAGTTTTGAGCTGCCGATTGTGTTGCTGGCGCTGGTCAAGGTGGGGCTGCTGGATTATGAGAAGCTGAGGGATTTCCGCTCGTACTGGGTGGTGGTGGAGCTGGTATTGTGCGCGGTTCTGACCCCGTCGGGCGATCCGTTCACGATGTTGTTGATGGCGTTGCCGGTGCACTTGTTGTACGAGGTCAGCACGTTCATTGCGTGGCTGTGGTGGCGGAAGGAACGTCGGTTGGCGGCGGCGGGAGAGGTGTGAGGCGCGGGCAGGGGACTTGAGTTTCCGGGGGAGGTTGGAACGGTCCGGTTTTGGCGCCGGGTCGGAGCGAGGGGGCTCACCGGGGTCGTACGGGTTGGTTCTTGGGGAGGATTTGTGTTCGGGGATGGGGCGGGAGTGGTGTGCGGTCGGAGGAGCTCTCCGGTTTGCGTCTGTGTAGGGGGTAGGGGGTACAGGGCGGTGTGGTTGTTGGGTTGGATTTGGTCCGGGCCCCAGGGTGTTGCGGTCAAGGGTTGGTTGTTGACCGTGGTCAGGAAGTGCGGGTTTCAGGGAGGTGGGGATGTGGGGGGCGGGCTAACGTCGCGGGGTACGTTGAGCCATCCAGGCGTAGTCGGGGCTGTGTGGGGCTTGGAGACCCGGGAAATCGGCCATGCGGACGGGGACAGCGGTGCGTGGGTCGGTCCATTTTTTGATTTCGGCGTGGCCGTCGGCGAAGGCGAGTCCGGCTGCACCGCGGTGGTAACTGGCGGGGAGGTCGCGCCAGGCGGCTCCGGCCCCGGCCTGCCACGGGTTGAGGAAGAAGCAACCGTCGTTGATGCTGTCGGGGTGTTCATCCACGAACAGCCAGGTCCATGCGGGTGGCGGGTTTTGGACGTCGGAGAGTCTGAAGGCGAAGAAGAAGGGCGGGTTCCAGTTGGCGAAATTGGTTTTGTTGCCGGGGCCGAGTGCGGCGTTCATGGAGATGCTGCGGACGCGGGGACCGGGGTTTTGGCGGCTGCGGTAGTGGTCGGCCGGGCATTTGTAGAGTCGGGCGGATTGGAGGGTGTAGGGGGCCAGGAGTGAAAATCGTGCGTCGGTGAGATAGAGGGTGTTGGTGTTGTCGGGGTTGCTGGTCCAGTCCATCCAGCCGCTGACCCAGTTGTTGGGGTCGGCGGCGTGGAGTGCTGCGGATCCGTGCTGATTGGGGACGAGGAAGCCGTTGTGGTCGTCGGCGTACATTTGCCAGGCCAGGGCCAGTTGGCGGCTGTTGTTCATGCAACGGATACCCTGGGTTTGTTGCCGGGCGCGTACGAGGGCGGGGAGGAGCAGGCCGGTCAACACGGCGAGGATCCCCACCACCAGCATGAGCTCCAGCAGGGTGAAGCCCCTGGCGCCGGGGGGTGACCCGTCTGTGATGGTTTTGCCTGCCTGCATGATACGCGCGCGACCCTTGTGGGGGGTCGCCAAGGCAACATTAGTCCGTTGGGCGGGGTCGTCAATGCGGATTCTTCGGGTTTGCATGGGTTGGAGGGGGTGTGGAGGGGCAAATTCGCGCTGTGCGCGGGGGCATGGACCTGATTAAATCGGAGCGATGAAAGTGCGGGTACGATTTGCACCCAGTCCGACGGGTTATTTGCACATTGGTGGTGCGCGCACGGCGTTGTTCAACTGGTTGTTTGCGCGGCATTATGGGGGGACGTTTGTGTTGAGGATTGAGGACACGGACGCTGCGCGCAACTCGCAGGAGGCGGTGGAGGTGATCCTGGACAGTTTGCGTTGGTTGGGGCTGCACTGGGATGAGGGGCCGCTGACGGGGGAGGCGACGGGTCCGTACAAGGGGGATCGGGGCCCGTATTTTCAGAGTCAGCGTCGGGAGCTGTACCTGCGTCGGGTGGAGGCGTTGTTGTCGCGCGGGCTGGCCTACGAGCAGGAGGGGGCGGTGAAGTTTCGGATGCGGCGGGATCCGGTGGTGATTCAGGATTTGATCGTGGGGGAGGTGGTACGGCGGCTGACGGACCGGGAGGCGGAGGATCCGGATTTTGTGATTTTGCGTTCGGATGGCCAGCCGGTGTTTCACCTGACGAACGTGGTGGACGACCTGGAGATGGGCATTACGCATGTGATTCGGGGTGAGGATCATCTGAGCAACACGGCCAAGCATATTGCGTTGTTTGAGGCGTTTGGAGTGAAGCCGCCGTATTACGCCCACATTCCTCTGATTTTGAATCCGGACGGTTCGAAGATGAGCAAGCGGGACCGGGGCGCGGCGGTGCATTTTTATCGGGAGGAGGGCTACCTGCCGGAGGCGCTGGTGAACTATCTGGCGTTGCTGGGGTGGTCGCCGAAGGACAATCGGGAGAAGCTGAGTTTGGATGAGTTGGTGGAGCGGTTCGATTTGGGGCAGGTGTTGCGGCACAATGCGCGGTTCGATCCGGAGAAGTTGCTGTGGTTGCAGGGTGAGTACATGCGGGAGTTGCCGGTGGAGCGGTTTTACGAGCTGGGGGTGCAGGCGCTGCAGAAGGCGGGTTTGGACACGGGGCGGTATCCGGTGGGGTATGTGAAGGCGGCGCTGGACACGTGTTATGGGAAGATCAAGCGGTTTTGCGAGCTTCCGGAGTATGGCGGGTTTTATTTCCGGGAGGAATTCGATTATGACCCGGAGGGGGTGGCGCGGCATTTTGTGCCGGAGAATGCGGCCCGGGTGCGGCGGTTGCGGGAGGCGCTGGCGCAGGTGTCGTCCTTTGATGCGGCGACGTTGGAGGCGACGTTGAAATCGGTGGCGGCGGAGCTGGGGGTGAAACCGGCGGTGTTGGTTCATCCGGTTCGGCTTGCCTGCACGGGGCGGACGGCCGGCCCAAGTTTGTATCATTTGATGGAGGTGCTGGGGCGGGATCGTGTGCTGGCCCGGTTGGACCGCGCGTTGGCGCGGCCGGAGTGGGCGGGTTGAGTGGAGGGGCCGCCCGGTGCGGGGTTGCCGGCGGCGACCGGCTGGCGCGCTGGCGGGTGAGGTTTCCCGGGTCGGGCTCATGGGTCATGACCCGATGCGGGCGGGACAGGGTGGGGTTGGTTGCAGCGGCGTTATCGGCGAGTGGCGCCGCTGACGATCTCCGACATCTTGAAGATCGGCAGGAACATGCAGATGACCATGCCGCCGATGATGATGCCCAGGACGACGATGAGGATGGGCTCGATCAGGGAGGTGAGGCCGGAGAGGGCGGTTTCCACCTCGTCGTCCAGGAAGTTGGCGACGCGCTCGAGCATGTTGTCGATTTTACCGGTTTGTTCGCCGGCGGTGATCATGCGGATGATCATGACGGGGAAGACGGGGTGTTTCCCGAGGGCGGTGGAGATGCCCTCGCCGCGTTCGATGTCCACGGCGGCGGCCTTGATGGCGGTTTCCATGACCACATTGCCCACGGTTTGGGAGACGATCTGGAGGACTTCGAGGATGGGCACGCCGCTGCGGACGAGGGAGGCCATGGTGCGGGCGAACCGGGCCAGGCAGATTTTGTGGGCCAGGGTGCCGAAGACGGGCATGCGGATGCGGTAGGAATCCCAGAGTTTGCGGCCGACGGGTGTTCTGATGAAGTAGAGCCAGCTGTAGGCGGCGGCCACGCCCCCCACCAGCAGTAGGAGGATGTAGCGTTTGACGAACTGGCTGAGGTCGATCATGAACTGGGTGGGGCCGGGCAGTTTTGCGTCGAAGCTGCTGTAGATCTCGCCGAAGACGGGCACGACTTTGACCAGGAGGAAGATGGTGATGAGGATGGCCACGATGGTGACCACGGTGGGGTACATCATGGCGGATTTGACTTTTTTGCGAAGGCGCGCGGTGTTTTCGAGGTAGGTGGCGAGGCGGGCGAGGATTTCGGCCAGAAGGCCGCCCTTTTCACCGGCGGCGACCATGCTGACGTAGAGGCGGCTGAAGACCTTGGGGTGTTTTTGGAGGGCTTCGGAGAAGCTGTCGCCGCTTTCGACGCGGGCGCAGACGTCGCGGATGACGTCGCGCATGACCTTGTTGGTGGTTTGCTCGGCGAGAGCCTGGAGGGACTGGACCATGGCCAGGCCCGCGTCGATCATGGTGGCCAGCTGACGGGTGAAGAGCACCAGGTCCTGAAGGGAAACTTTGCCGCCCGAGGTGCGGCCTTTTTTGCCGACTCGTTCCTGGATGGAAAGGACCAGGAGGTTGCGATTGAGCAGGGCGGCGATGGCGGCCTGTTCGGAGGCCGCCTCCACGACACTGCGAACTTCACGCCCGGTGACGCTGTCCCGGGCCACGTACACGTACGCCGGCATGGTTGCTTCGGACGGTTGTTGAATCAGTGGCCGGATCGGACCCGGTTTCCCGTCGGATCCGATCCGGACCCGGCTGACACGTCGCTTCTGGTGTGGGTGCGTAGCAGGGCGCGTTCCAACCTCCGCAGAGGGCATCGGTCTGGAAGGGAGGTAGTGGGGGTGCAGTGTCGATGTGGGTCGGGGTTGGGCGGCCTTGCCGGGCTGATTTGGGGTGACGGTGGGTTGTGGCCGGGCTTGGGGGTTGGGCGGGTTGCTCCAGCGGGCCGGGCTGGGGACGGTTGGGATCGTGTCCGGTGCATGGGCGGTTTGGAGGTGGGGGCGTCCAGAGAATGGACAACCGTTGGGTGGACGGGGTGGTTGGGTGGTTGCGTGGGGCTTGCAATCGTGGCGGGTCTTTCTAAGGTTGGATCGGGCTCGCACGGGTGCGGGCCGGCGAGGGGAGGGGTTGAGGGTAACGGACGGGCTTGGAACGGGGCGCCATGCCGAAGCGAGTCAGAACCTGGTTGTCGTTTGAGCAATTGAGAGCGGCTGCGGAAGCCGGGGATCCGGAGGCGCAGTGTGATTATGGCATTTGTTTTCACACCGGGCACCATGTGCCTGTGGACCATAAGCAGGCGGTGAAGTGGTTCCGGCTTGCGGCGGAGCAGGGGAACGCGACGGCGCAGTGTTATCTAGGGTACTGTTATCAGACGGGGCAGGGTGTGGAGGTGAATCCGGAGGAGGCGGCGCGGTGGTTTCGGGCGGCGGCGGAGCAGGGGGATCCGGCTGCACAGTTCAATCTCGGGGTGTGTTACGAGACGGGTTTTGGGGTGCCGCAGAGTGATGAGGAGGCGTTCAAGTGGTATTTGGCGGCGGCGGAGCGGGGCGAACCGCAGGCGCAGTTTAACGTGGGGGTGTTTTACGAGCAGGGCCGGGTGGTGGCGCAGGATTACCGGCAGGCGGTGAAGTGGTATCGGTTTGCCGCGGAGCAGGACTGTGCGCCGGCGCAGTGCAATTTGGGTTTGTGTTACGAGTTGGGGCGGGGGGTGCCGCAGAACACGGATGAGGCGGTGCGATGGTTTCTAAAGGCCGCGCGTCAGGGTGACAAGACGGCGCAGCACAATCTGGGGTTGTACTATGCGCGGGTGGAGGCTGTTCCGGATCTGGATGATCCGCGGGTCAGGGAGCTTTGGTCGTCGGGGTCACAAGGGGAGGAAGAATCCAGGGCCTGAGTTCCGGTCGAGTTGTGGGGTGGGTGAGGACGTGACGGATTGGATCCGGGTGGTTGGGAGCTGGCGCGGTGTTGAACTCGGGGTTGGAGCCTGCTTTGCTGTGGGGCATGTCGGAACTGAAGAAGGTGCGAGTGGCGGTGGTGGGTGCCTCGGGGTATTCCGGCGAGGAGCTGGTACGGCTGTTGTTGGGGCATCCCGGGGTGGAGTTGGTGGCCGTGACGTCCCGGCAGTATGCGGGGCGGACGGTGGGGCAGGTGTTTCCGCGATTTGGGCATTGGGGGCGTGCGCGGGAGCTGCGGTTTGAGGAGCCGGACGCACGGCGGCTGGCGGAGTTGGCGGATGTGGTGTTTTTGGCGCTGCCGCACGGGGTGGCGGCGGAGTTTGCGCGGCCGTTGTTGGAGTCGGGTCGGGTGGTGATCGACCTGAGTACAGATTTTCGGCTGCGGGATGCGGCGGTGTACGAGGAGTTTTACGGGCATGCGCATCCGGCGCCGGAGTTGTTGTCGCAGGCGGTGTACGGGCTGCCGGAGCTGTATCGCGAGCGGCTTCGGGGTGCGCGGTTGGTGGCTGCACCGGGGTGTTATCCGACGAGCATTCTGTTGCCGTTGGTGCCGTTGTTGCGGGCGGGGTTGATCGAGTCGGATGGGATTGTGGTGAACTCGCTCAGCGGGGTGAGCGGGGCGGGGCGGAAGGCTGAGTTGGAGTATTTGTTTTGCGAGTGTGCCGAGAGTTTGCGGGCGTACGGCGTGCCGAAGCATCGGCATTTGTCGGAGATTGAGCAGGAACTGTCGTTGGCGGCGGGTCGGCGGGTGGTGATACGGTTTACGCCGCATTTGGTGCCCGTGCGGCGGGGGATTCTGACGACGGTGGTGGCCCGGCCCACGGCGGGGCTGGGTACGGCGGGCGAGGTGTTTGCGCTGACGGGGCGGATCGAGGCCTGTTATCGGGCGGCCTATGGGGATGAACCGTTTGTGCGGGTGCTGGACGACAAGGGTCTGCCGGACACAAAGAACGTGGTGGGGACCAACGTGTGCGAG from Limisphaera ngatamarikiensis includes these protein-coding regions:
- the tatC gene encoding twin-arginine translocase subunit TatC; this translates as MAADTEEIWLDEEESEGGPVKPFLEHLEDLRWTLIKVFASYAVGMLICLVAGNQLVRFLVYPLKVATRFHAPSASGTVVIEWGTNVVARLDRSSAGSWLKGLGTNVHALQVVPELVEGRWVLSLRPEERPQAPEPDTLVLLKNYSPISAFMVAIKLALYGGLVISLPFMLYFIGEFVLPALKVHEKRFVLRALGLGAVLFLLGMAFCYFVMLEVALGATVQFSTWLGFRADEWRAEDYVTFVALFMLVMGVSFELPIVLLALVKVGLLDYEKLRDFRSYWVVVELVLCAVLTPSGDPFTMLLMALPVHLLYEVSTFIAWLWWRKERRLAAAGEV
- a CDS encoding type II secretion system protein, with protein sequence MQAGKTITDGSPPGARGFTLLELMLVVGILAVLTGLLLPALVRARQQTQGIRCMNNSRQLALAWQMYADDHNGFLVPNQHGSAALHAADPNNWVSGWMDWTSNPDNTNTLYLTDARFSLLAPYTLQSARLYKCPADHYRSRQNPGPRVRSISMNAALGPGNKTNFANWNPPFFFAFRLSDVQNPPPAWTWLFVDEHPDSINDGCFFLNPWQAGAGAAWRDLPASYHRGAAGLAFADGHAEIKKWTDPRTAVPVRMADFPGLQAPHSPDYAWMAQRTPRR
- a CDS encoding type II secretion system F family protein; this encodes MPAYVYVARDSVTGREVRSVVEAASEQAAIAALLNRNLLVLSIQERVGKKGRTSGGKVSLQDLVLFTRQLATMIDAGLAMVQSLQALAEQTTNKVMRDVIRDVCARVESGDSFSEALQKHPKVFSRLYVSMVAAGEKGGLLAEILARLATYLENTARLRKKVKSAMMYPTVVTIVAILITIFLLVKVVPVFGEIYSSFDAKLPGPTQFMIDLSQFVKRYILLLLVGGVAAAYSWLYFIRTPVGRKLWDSYRIRMPVFGTLAHKICLARFARTMASLVRSGVPILEVLQIVSQTVGNVVMETAIKAAAVDIERGEGISTALGKHPVFPVMIIRMITAGEQTGKIDNMLERVANFLDDEVETALSGLTSLIEPILIVVLGIIIGGMVICMFLPIFKMSEIVSGATRR
- a CDS encoding tetratricopeptide repeat protein; the protein is MPKRVRTWLSFEQLRAAAEAGDPEAQCDYGICFHTGHHVPVDHKQAVKWFRLAAEQGNATAQCYLGYCYQTGQGVEVNPEEAARWFRAAAEQGDPAAQFNLGVCYETGFGVPQSDEEAFKWYLAAAERGEPQAQFNVGVFYEQGRVVAQDYRQAVKWYRFAAEQDCAPAQCNLGLCYELGRGVPQNTDEAVRWFLKAARQGDKTAQHNLGLYYARVEAVPDLDDPRVRELWSSGSQGEEESRA
- a CDS encoding Sec-independent protein translocase subunit TatA/TatB, whose protein sequence is MLAFLGWGEVVCILAILLLLFGAKKLPELARGLGKGIQEFKKATQEVQSELERVIEEPPPPPRPVSPPANQTVSTSQGTGSPSSTPPTA
- the argC gene encoding N-acetyl-gamma-glutamyl-phosphate reductase, which gives rise to MSELKKVRVAVVGASGYSGEELVRLLLGHPGVELVAVTSRQYAGRTVGQVFPRFGHWGRARELRFEEPDARRLAELADVVFLALPHGVAAEFARPLLESGRVVIDLSTDFRLRDAAVYEEFYGHAHPAPELLSQAVYGLPELYRERLRGARLVAAPGCYPTSILLPLVPLLRAGLIESDGIVVNSLSGVSGAGRKAELEYLFCECAESLRAYGVPKHRHLSEIEQELSLAAGRRVVIRFTPHLVPVRRGILTTVVARPTAGLGTAGEVFALTGRIEACYRAAYGDEPFVRVLDDKGLPDTKNVVGTNVCEIGWRLDPRTGHVVVVSAEDNLLKGASGQAVQCMNLVCGFAETTGLM
- a CDS encoding glutamate--tRNA ligase: MKVRVRFAPSPTGYLHIGGARTALFNWLFARHYGGTFVLRIEDTDAARNSQEAVEVILDSLRWLGLHWDEGPLTGEATGPYKGDRGPYFQSQRRELYLRRVEALLSRGLAYEQEGAVKFRMRRDPVVIQDLIVGEVVRRLTDREAEDPDFVILRSDGQPVFHLTNVVDDLEMGITHVIRGEDHLSNTAKHIALFEAFGVKPPYYAHIPLILNPDGSKMSKRDRGAAVHFYREEGYLPEALVNYLALLGWSPKDNREKLSLDELVERFDLGQVLRHNARFDPEKLLWLQGEYMRELPVERFYELGVQALQKAGLDTGRYPVGYVKAALDTCYGKIKRFCELPEYGGFYFREEFDYDPEGVARHFVPENAARVRRLREALAQVSSFDAATLEATLKSVAAELGVKPAVLVHPVRLACTGRTAGPSLYHLMEVLGRDRVLARLDRALARPEWAG